In the Elioraea tepida genome, one interval contains:
- a CDS encoding peptidoglycan recognition protein family protein — protein sequence MIDAPSPNHDARPDGAPIDTLVLHYTGMQSGEAALARLRDPEAKVSSHYLVEEDGRVFALVPEARRAWHAGLSFWRGHASLNDRSIGIEIVNPGHEWGYRDFPPAQTATVIALCRDILRRHPIPPRNVVAHSDIAPERKQDPGERFPWAALAAAGIGLWPGEAPEEARALPTLAVGDEGPGVASLRRTLGRIGYRVAAEGAFDRSLALAVTAFQRHWAQHRTDGVADGETRWRIGRVAGLAEGRVRSAQTRQAEARGA from the coding sequence GTGATCGACGCGCCGAGCCCAAACCACGACGCGCGCCCCGACGGGGCGCCGATCGACACGCTGGTGCTCCACTACACGGGGATGCAGAGCGGCGAGGCGGCGCTCGCCCGGCTCCGCGACCCCGAGGCCAAGGTCTCGAGCCACTATCTCGTGGAGGAGGACGGGCGCGTCTTCGCGCTCGTGCCGGAAGCCCGCCGCGCCTGGCACGCCGGCCTCTCCTTCTGGCGCGGGCATGCGTCTCTGAACGACCGGTCGATCGGGATCGAGATCGTCAACCCTGGCCACGAGTGGGGCTATCGCGACTTCCCCCCTGCTCAGACCGCCACCGTGATCGCGCTCTGCCGCGACATCCTCAGGCGGCACCCGATCCCGCCCCGGAATGTCGTCGCGCACAGCGACATCGCGCCGGAACGGAAACAGGACCCGGGCGAGCGCTTTCCTTGGGCCGCGCTCGCCGCTGCCGGCATCGGGCTCTGGCCGGGCGAGGCGCCGGAGGAGGCGCGGGCGCTGCCGACGCTCGCGGTCGGCGACGAGGGTCCGGGCGTGGCGTCGCTTCGCCGCACGCTCGGGCGGATCGGCTACCGCGTCGCCGCGGAGGGCGCGTTCGACCGCTCCCTCGCCCTCGCCGTCACGGCGTTCCAGAGGCACTGGGCGCAGCACCGCACCGACGGCGTGGCGGATGGCGAGACCCGCTGGCGCATCGGCCGTGTGGCCGGCCTCGCCGAAGGGCGCGTGCGCTCGGCGCAGACCAGGCAGGCGGAAGCACGCGGCGCTTGA
- the murD gene encoding UDP-N-acetylmuramoyl-L-alanine--D-glutamate ligase gives MSVDPMSAVPDPPVFAGRRFAVMGLGRAGLAAARRLAAWSAEVTAWDDSAAARDAARDAGVTLADLAARPLAGLDALVLSPGIPHLLPEPHPVAAKARAEGVPILADVELLYRAVRATGSRARFLGITGTNGKSTTTALLAHILRRAGLPVEAGANLGPPALSLKMLGSDGVYCLEMSSYMLERLATVRFDAAAMLNLSPDHLDRHGDMAGYAAAKRHIFDRQDESCTAVVGVDDRYAAAMAEALARGPARLVRISGRGVVRGGVYVAHGRVVDDRGPSPVRLASLIGTLTLPGTHNAQNAAAAAALAVSLGVGANEIADGIASFPGLPHRQELVAEVAGVRFVNDSKATNTDAAARALGCYPRVFWIAGGRAKEGGIASLAPHFPAIAQAFLIGEAAEAFATTLAAAGVPHTISGTLDRAVAEAFAAARAEAPSVVLLSPACASFDQFRDYEARGAAFAALARALAVEVGR, from the coding sequence ATGAGCGTCGATCCGATGAGCGCCGTGCCCGACCCGCCCGTCTTCGCCGGCCGGCGCTTCGCCGTGATGGGGCTCGGCCGCGCCGGCCTCGCCGCGGCGCGGCGGCTCGCCGCCTGGAGTGCGGAGGTGACGGCCTGGGACGACAGCGCGGCCGCCCGCGACGCCGCGCGCGACGCAGGCGTCACGCTCGCCGATCTCGCCGCGCGCCCGCTCGCCGGCCTCGATGCGCTCGTCCTCTCCCCGGGCATCCCGCACCTTCTGCCCGAACCGCACCCTGTGGCGGCGAAGGCTCGGGCTGAAGGCGTGCCCATCCTCGCTGACGTCGAGCTCCTCTATCGGGCGGTGCGGGCGACGGGCTCGCGGGCGCGCTTCCTCGGCATCACCGGAACGAACGGCAAGAGCACGACGACGGCTCTTCTCGCGCACATCCTCCGCCGCGCCGGGCTTCCCGTCGAGGCTGGGGCCAATCTCGGGCCGCCCGCTCTCTCCCTCAAGATGTTGGGGTCGGATGGGGTGTATTGCCTCGAGATGTCGTCTTACATGTTGGAGCGACTCGCGACCGTCCGGTTCGATGCGGCGGCGATGCTGAACCTCAGCCCCGACCACCTCGACCGGCATGGCGACATGGCCGGCTACGCCGCCGCCAAGCGGCACATCTTCGACCGGCAGGACGAGTCCTGCACGGCCGTGGTCGGCGTCGACGACCGCTATGCCGCGGCGATGGCGGAGGCGCTCGCCCGAGGCCCTGCGCGTCTTGTGCGGATCTCCGGCCGCGGGGTGGTTCGGGGCGGGGTGTATGTCGCGCATGGCCGGGTGGTCGATGACCGCGGACCTTCGCCCGTTCGGCTTGCGAGCCTGATCGGCACGCTGACGCTTCCCGGCACGCACAACGCCCAGAACGCCGCCGCCGCCGCCGCGCTCGCCGTCTCGCTCGGTGTCGGCGCAAACGAGATCGCCGACGGCATCGCCTCCTTCCCCGGGCTGCCGCACCGGCAGGAGCTGGTCGCCGAGGTCGCGGGTGTGCGCTTCGTCAACGACAGCAAGGCCACCAATACCGATGCCGCCGCCCGCGCTCTCGGCTGCTACCCGCGTGTGTTCTGGATCGCGGGCGGTCGGGCGAAGGAGGGGGGAATCGCCTCGCTCGCGCCCCACTTCCCCGCGATCGCCCAGGCCTTCCTGATCGGCGAGGCGGCGGAAGCCTTCGCCACCACACTCGCTGCCGCGGGCGTTCCCCACACCATCTCGGGAACGCTCGATCGGGCGGTGGCCGAGGCCTTCGCCGCGGCCCGCGCCGAGGCGCCCTCGGTCGTGCTCCTTTCTCCGGCCTGCGCGAGCTTCGACCAGTTCCGCGACTACGAGGCGCGCGGCGCGGCCTTCGCCGCGCTTGCGCGCGCGCTTGCCGTGGAGGTGGGGCGATGA
- the rsmH gene encoding 16S rRNA (cytosine(1402)-N(4))-methyltransferase RsmH, which produces MTGRGVMAEAGHTPVMLAEVLGLLAPRDGRTYLDATFGGGGYTRAILEAAACRVFALDRDPDAIARGAALAARFPGRLCLIEGRFGDMVALLAERGVAALDGVVFDLGVSSFQLDDPRRGFSFRNDGPLDMRMGRAGPTAAELVNTLSERALAALLLEFGEERYARRVARAIVRARAEAPIDTTARLAVVVRDALPPSADGIDPATRSFQALRIAVNDELGELERGLAAAISLLAPSGRIVAVSFHSLEDRLVKRHLAEASGRAARPSRHDPAALASAPAPPALRLLTPKPLRPSAAEVATNPRARSARLRAAERLPEAA; this is translated from the coding sequence ATGACGGGCCGAGGCGTGATGGCCGAGGCCGGCCACACCCCGGTGATGCTCGCCGAGGTGCTCGGGCTGCTCGCGCCGCGGGACGGCCGAACCTATCTCGATGCCACCTTCGGCGGCGGCGGCTACACACGTGCCATCCTCGAGGCGGCGGCGTGCCGGGTGTTCGCCCTCGACCGCGACCCCGACGCGATCGCCCGCGGCGCTGCACTCGCGGCGCGCTTCCCCGGCCGGCTCTGCCTGATCGAGGGACGCTTCGGCGACATGGTGGCGCTGCTCGCCGAACGCGGGGTGGCCGCTCTCGATGGGGTGGTGTTCGACCTCGGCGTCTCCTCCTTCCAGCTCGACGATCCGCGCCGCGGCTTTTCCTTCCGCAATGACGGCCCGCTTGATATGCGCATGGGCCGGGCGGGGCCGACCGCGGCCGAGCTCGTCAACACCCTCTCCGAGCGCGCGCTCGCTGCGCTGCTTCTCGAGTTCGGCGAGGAGCGCTATGCCCGACGCGTCGCCCGCGCGATCGTCCGCGCCCGCGCCGAAGCCCCGATCGACACCACGGCCCGGCTCGCCGTCGTGGTGCGCGACGCGCTGCCCCCTTCGGCAGACGGGATCGACCCTGCGACGCGCAGCTTCCAGGCCCTGCGGATCGCTGTGAACGACGAGCTCGGCGAACTCGAGCGCGGGCTTGCGGCGGCAATCTCCCTGCTCGCGCCCTCAGGCCGCATCGTCGCCGTCTCGTTCCATTCGCTCGAGGACAGGCTGGTGAAGCGGCACCTCGCCGAGGCGTCGGGCCGCGCGGCGCGACCCTCGCGGCACGACCCGGCCGCCCTCGCCTCCGCCCCAGCGCCGCCTGCGCTCCGCCTGCTCACGCCGAAGCCGCTCCGCCCCTCCGCCGCCGAGGTGGCGACCAACCCGCGCGCGCGCTCGGCCCGGCTGCGTGCCGCCGAACGGCTTCCGGAGGCGGCCTGA
- the mraZ gene encoding division/cell wall cluster transcriptional repressor MraZ, whose amino-acid sequence MTQFYDTYTNRLDRKGRVSVPAPFRAVLERLGATDLILSPNHKYPCIDARPDTLFRQLAAQLETLDVFSDEHDDLTTTLFARSTSAMPDAEGRITLPERLIAHAKLTDQVTFMGAGASFQLWAPEAAEARLAEAERRTLERRLTVPRRRSAGPA is encoded by the coding sequence ATGACCCAGTTCTACGACACCTATACGAACCGGCTTGACCGCAAGGGCCGCGTGTCGGTGCCGGCGCCGTTCCGGGCCGTGCTCGAACGCCTCGGCGCGACCGATCTCATCCTCTCGCCGAACCACAAATACCCCTGCATCGACGCCCGGCCCGACACGCTGTTCCGCCAGCTCGCCGCGCAGCTTGAAACGCTCGACGTGTTCTCCGACGAGCACGACGACCTCACCACCACGCTGTTCGCGCGCTCGACCTCAGCGATGCCGGATGCGGAAGGCAGGATCACGCTGCCCGAGCGCCTGATCGCGCATGCCAAGCTGACCGACCAGGTCACGTTCATGGGCGCCGGCGCCTCGTTCCAGCTCTGGGCGCCGGAGGCGGCCGAGGCGCGCCTCGCTGAGGCCGAGCGACGCACCCTCGAGCGGAGGCTCACCGTTCCGCGCCGCCGCAGCGCGGGGCCGGCATGA
- the ftsL gene encoding cell division protein FtsL, with protein sequence MLRPATLLWFAVAIAVGLVLYNVKHEVQGLERRLVELNRAIATTRERIHVLEAEWSLLNEPERLRALASRHLELEPMRPAQFVDQAVIASLPAALPRSGEAEVAASPGSGRAAQAAAPAATPVPAPRPAEARREAQPGTQPPSRLAPPREEPLPRPREAAPAPRRDLEAGAPRPLLPGTSPPPAARPPTPVIPVAAPPTAPPPRASHSALGAPAPALPPPVPIRRGADAN encoded by the coding sequence ATGCTCCGCCCCGCCACGCTCCTGTGGTTTGCCGTCGCGATCGCCGTCGGTCTCGTCCTCTACAACGTCAAGCACGAGGTGCAGGGGCTCGAGCGTCGCCTCGTCGAGCTCAACCGCGCGATCGCCACCACCCGGGAGCGCATCCACGTGCTCGAGGCGGAATGGTCGCTTCTCAACGAGCCCGAGCGGCTGCGCGCTCTCGCAAGCCGCCATCTCGAGCTCGAACCGATGCGGCCAGCCCAGTTCGTCGACCAGGCCGTCATCGCGTCCCTCCCGGCTGCCCTGCCGCGCTCCGGGGAAGCCGAGGTCGCCGCCTCCCCCGGCAGCGGGCGCGCGGCGCAGGCTGCCGCCCCCGCCGCCACGCCCGTCCCGGCGCCGCGGCCTGCCGAGGCACGGCGCGAGGCGCAGCCGGGCACGCAGCCGCCGTCGCGGCTTGCGCCGCCGCGCGAGGAACCGCTGCCGCGGCCGCGCGAGGCGGCACCAGCCCCGCGGCGCGACCTCGAGGCGGGAGCGCCACGCCCCCTCCTGCCCGGCACCTCCCCTCCCCCGGCCGCGCGTCCGCCTACTCCCGTGATCCCTGTGGCCGCCCCTCCGACAGCGCCACCACCGCGGGCCTCCCACTCGGCGCTCGGCGCTCCCGCCCCGGCCCTGCCACCGCCGGTGCCGATCCGGCGCGGCGCGGACGCGAACTGA
- the mraY gene encoding phospho-N-acetylmuramoyl-pentapeptide-transferase: MLFLALAPLADEFILFNLFRYLTFRSGAACMTALLIAFATGPAMIRRLRALQAEGQPMREAYMTEAHLLGKRGTPTMGGVLILLALTFSTLLWADLRNAFVWAVLLVTGGYGLLGFADDFLKVTKRNTRGVRGWVKLAVQAGVGLGAAAIIMLATRPPLATALAVPVFKDVLIPLGLFFPLFAAFVMMGASNAVNLTDGLDGLAIVPVMIAAGCFALIAYLAGNAVFANYLQINFVPGAGELAVVCSALIGAGMGFLWFNAPPAMVFMGDTGSLALGGALGAIAVATKHEIVLAIVGGLFVLETVSVIVQVVSFKLTGKRVFRMAPLHHHFEKKGWAESTIVIRFWIIAMVLALIGLSTLKIR; the protein is encoded by the coding sequence ATGCTGTTCCTCGCCCTCGCCCCGCTCGCCGACGAGTTCATCCTGTTCAACCTGTTCCGCTACCTCACCTTCCGCTCCGGCGCGGCCTGCATGACGGCGCTTCTGATCGCCTTCGCCACCGGCCCGGCGATGATCCGCCGCCTCCGTGCGCTGCAGGCGGAAGGCCAGCCGATGCGCGAGGCCTACATGACCGAGGCCCATCTCCTCGGCAAGCGCGGCACGCCCACGATGGGGGGCGTGCTGATTCTGCTCGCGCTCACCTTCTCGACCCTGCTGTGGGCCGATCTGCGCAACGCCTTCGTCTGGGCCGTTCTGCTCGTCACCGGGGGCTATGGCCTGCTCGGCTTCGCCGACGATTTCCTGAAGGTGACGAAGCGCAACACACGCGGCGTGCGGGGCTGGGTCAAGCTCGCCGTCCAGGCAGGCGTGGGCCTGGGCGCTGCCGCCATCATCATGCTCGCGACGAGGCCGCCGCTTGCGACCGCCCTCGCCGTGCCGGTGTTCAAGGACGTCCTGATTCCGCTCGGGCTGTTCTTCCCGCTCTTCGCCGCCTTCGTGATGATGGGCGCCTCTAACGCCGTGAACCTGACGGATGGGCTCGACGGGCTTGCGATCGTTCCTGTGATGATCGCCGCCGGGTGCTTCGCGCTGATCGCCTATCTCGCCGGCAACGCCGTGTTCGCGAACTACCTCCAGATCAACTTCGTTCCCGGCGCGGGCGAGCTCGCCGTCGTCTGCTCGGCGCTGATCGGGGCGGGCATGGGGTTCCTGTGGTTCAACGCCCCGCCGGCGATGGTGTTCATGGGCGATACGGGCTCGCTCGCCCTCGGCGGCGCGCTGGGTGCGATCGCGGTCGCGACCAAACACGAGATCGTGCTTGCGATCGTCGGCGGGCTGTTCGTTCTCGAAACGGTCTCGGTGATCGTGCAGGTGGTCTCCTTCAAACTCACCGGCAAGCGGGTGTTCCGGATGGCGCCGCTGCACCACCATTTCGAGAAGAAGGGCTGGGCGGAGAGCACGATCGTCATCCGGTTCTGGATCATCGCCATGGTTCTGGCGCTGATCGGCCTCTCGACTCTGAAGATCCGATGA
- the murF gene encoding UDP-N-acetylmuramoyl-tripeptide--D-alanyl-D-alanine ligase gives MKAPLWTSAEAEAATGGRASRDFAASGVSIDSRSLAGGDLFVALKARRDGHAFVADAFAKGAAAALVSDPPPAVAADAPLLTVPDTLEGLRGLGRHGRARSAATVIGITGSVGKTSTKEALAAALAPQGATHASPASYNNHLGVPLTLARLPPEARFAVVEIGMNHPGEISPLARLARLHVAVITTVEPVHIAFFQNEEAIAEEKASIMDGLEPGGAVVLNRDNRHFPRLEAGARARGIGRVLTFGADPHADVRLLAWEPEGWKARVRIGLFGRALEATLASPGRHAALNACCVLAAVTAAGADADAVLPVLASIAPAGGRGRRRTITLPGGEATLLDDSYNASPPSVRAALAVLAAVPAARRIAVLGDMLELGDRAEAEHRALAGPLVEAGVDAVFTCGALMRALHEALPTEIAAVHAPDSAALAPLVAEAIRPGDVVLVKGSLGSRMGLIVAALAGEAGGGMR, from the coding sequence ATGAAGGCCCCCCTCTGGACCTCGGCCGAGGCGGAAGCGGCGACGGGCGGCAGGGCGAGCCGCGACTTCGCCGCCTCGGGCGTGTCGATCGACAGCCGAAGCCTCGCAGGCGGCGACCTCTTCGTCGCGCTCAAGGCCAGGCGCGACGGCCACGCCTTCGTCGCCGATGCGTTCGCCAAAGGCGCCGCCGCGGCTTTGGTCTCCGACCCTCCGCCCGCTGTTGCCGCCGACGCCCCGCTTCTCACCGTCCCCGACACGCTCGAGGGCCTGCGCGGCCTCGGCCGCCACGGGCGCGCGCGCTCCGCCGCGACCGTGATCGGCATCACCGGCTCGGTGGGCAAAACGAGCACCAAGGAGGCGCTCGCCGCCGCGCTCGCGCCGCAAGGCGCGACCCATGCCTCCCCAGCCTCCTACAACAACCATCTCGGCGTGCCGCTCACCCTCGCCCGCCTGCCGCCCGAGGCGCGCTTCGCGGTGGTGGAGATCGGCATGAATCATCCGGGCGAGATCTCGCCGCTTGCGCGCCTTGCGCGCCTGCATGTCGCGGTGATCACCACCGTCGAGCCGGTGCACATCGCGTTCTTCCAGAACGAGGAGGCGATCGCCGAGGAGAAGGCCTCGATCATGGACGGCCTCGAGCCGGGCGGAGCGGTGGTTCTCAATCGCGACAACCGCCATTTCCCCCGCCTCGAGGCGGGAGCGCGGGCGCGCGGCATCGGCCGCGTGCTCACCTTCGGCGCGGACCCGCACGCCGATGTGCGGCTCCTCGCGTGGGAGCCCGAGGGCTGGAAGGCGCGGGTTCGGATCGGCCTGTTCGGACGTGCGCTCGAGGCCACCCTCGCCTCGCCCGGGCGGCATGCGGCGCTGAATGCCTGTTGCGTTCTCGCTGCCGTCACGGCTGCAGGGGCGGATGCGGACGCGGTGCTTCCGGTGCTCGCGTCGATCGCGCCGGCGGGCGGCCGCGGCCGTCGCCGCACGATCACGCTCCCGGGCGGCGAGGCCACACTTCTCGATGACAGCTACAACGCCTCGCCGCCCTCCGTTCGCGCAGCACTTGCCGTGCTCGCCGCCGTTCCGGCGGCGCGACGGATCGCCGTGCTCGGCGACATGCTCGAGCTCGGCGACCGTGCGGAGGCGGAGCACCGCGCGCTCGCGGGGCCTCTGGTCGAGGCGGGCGTCGATGCCGTGTTCACCTGCGGGGCGCTGATGCGCGCCCTGCACGAGGCTCTGCCCACCGAGATCGCCGCCGTGCATGCGCCCGACAGCGCAGCGCTCGCGCCGCTGGTTGCCGAGGCGATTCGGCCGGGCGATGTCGTGCTGGTGAAGGGATCGCTCGGCAGCCGGATGGGGCTGATCGTCGCCGCGCTTGCGGGCGAGGCGGGCGGGGGGATGCGCTGA
- a CDS encoding UDP-N-acetylmuramoyl-L-alanyl-D-glutamate--2,6-diaminopimelate ligase, producing the protein MRAAGLISGSGEAEAGVAIAGLAADSRAVRPGFLFAALPGTRADGRAFIAEAVANGAAAVLAPEGTMWPESVPTRPLLTDADPRRCLALMAAAFYGAQPKTIAAITGTNGKTSTADFLRQIWAGLHQGRAASLGTLGLVAPGHAAGPSLTTPDPVALAATLARLAREGIDHAAIEASSHGLDQRRLDGVRLAAAAFTTFSRDHLDYHGTMEAYLAAKLRLFDILPEGAPAVAHTALPNEARARLHAIAASRRLRLLTVGPGGESIAVERTEPSAEGQTLTLTHAGRRLRLGLPLIGFQGQNALVAAMLAIATGAEPEAVFALLPRLAGVRGRIERVAVLGNGAAVYVDYAHTPDAIATVLAALRPHVAGRLAIVLGAGGDRDAGKRPLMGEAAARGAEVVIVTDDNPRSEEPALIRAAVLAGARAAGAEPLEIGDRAEAIAAAIGLLGPGDVLVIAGKGHEQGQEIAGRIIPFDDAAVARAAAARRA; encoded by the coding sequence ATGCGCGCGGCGGGCCTCATCTCTGGTTCCGGCGAGGCGGAGGCCGGCGTCGCCATCGCCGGCCTCGCGGCGGACAGCCGCGCGGTCCGCCCGGGCTTCCTGTTCGCCGCCCTGCCCGGGACACGCGCCGACGGCCGCGCCTTCATCGCCGAGGCCGTGGCGAACGGGGCGGCGGCCGTGCTCGCCCCCGAGGGCACCATGTGGCCTGAGAGCGTGCCGACGCGGCCGCTTCTCACCGACGCCGACCCGCGCCGCTGCCTCGCCCTGATGGCGGCCGCCTTTTACGGCGCTCAGCCGAAGACGATCGCCGCCATCACCGGAACGAACGGCAAGACCTCGACGGCCGATTTCCTGCGCCAGATCTGGGCCGGGCTGCACCAGGGCCGCGCCGCCTCGCTCGGCACGCTCGGCCTCGTCGCGCCGGGGCATGCAGCGGGCCCGAGCCTCACGACGCCCGACCCGGTCGCGCTCGCCGCCACCCTCGCCAGGCTCGCGCGCGAGGGGATCGACCACGCAGCGATCGAGGCCTCCTCGCACGGCCTCGACCAGCGCCGGCTCGACGGCGTTCGCCTCGCGGCGGCCGCCTTCACCACCTTCAGCCGCGACCATCTCGACTACCACGGCACGATGGAGGCCTATCTCGCGGCGAAGCTCAGGCTGTTCGACATCCTCCCCGAGGGTGCTCCCGCGGTCGCCCACACCGCTCTTCCCAATGAGGCGCGCGCGCGCCTTCACGCGATCGCCGCGTCGCGCAGGCTTCGCCTTCTCACCGTCGGGCCGGGAGGCGAGTCGATCGCCGTCGAACGCACCGAGCCGAGCGCGGAGGGGCAGACCCTTACCCTCACCCATGCGGGGCGGCGGCTGCGTCTTGGGCTGCCTCTGATCGGCTTCCAGGGGCAGAACGCTCTCGTCGCCGCGATGCTCGCGATCGCGACCGGGGCGGAGCCGGAGGCGGTGTTCGCTCTCCTGCCGCGCCTTGCCGGCGTGCGCGGGCGGATCGAGCGCGTCGCCGTGCTCGGCAATGGTGCCGCCGTCTATGTCGACTACGCCCACACGCCAGATGCAATCGCAACCGTGCTCGCAGCACTTCGCCCCCATGTCGCTGGGCGTCTTGCGATCGTGCTCGGCGCAGGGGGAGACCGCGACGCCGGCAAGCGCCCGCTGATGGGAGAGGCGGCGGCACGCGGCGCCGAGGTCGTGATCGTGACCGACGACAACCCGCGAAGCGAGGAGCCGGCGCTGATCCGGGCGGCCGTGCTTGCCGGGGCGCGCGCAGCCGGCGCCGAGCCGCTCGAGATCGGCGATCGGGCAGAGGCGATCGCCGCCGCGATCGGCTTGCTCGGCCCCGGCGACGTGCTCGTGATCGCGGGCAAGGGCCACGAGCAGGGGCAGGAGATCGCGGGCCGGATCATTCCCTTCGACGATGCCGCCGTGGCCCGTGCGGCGGCGGCGAGGCGCGCATGA
- a CDS encoding peptidoglycan D,D-transpeptidase FtsI family protein: MIRSVPPAPVSIGPDQPGRAPLALGARPSGRITADGRRRLLLERARVRLMIGAGLFGVLYLAVAARLADATVFSRATPRVAAAPLAALAPEPPVGRASIVDRNGVLLAVSLPTVALYANPRQIPDAAEAASALARVLPGLDVAALTERLSADRSFVYIRRHLAPREQEAVNGLGIPGLHFERAERRVYPQGRAAVHVLGGTDIDGHGIAGVERFFEQRLREEPGEPLRLSIDVRVQHVLREALARAIERFDAIGGAAVVMDVRTGEVLGMVSLPDYLPAEVGTATNDQRFNRITVGVYEPGSTFKLFTTAMALELGTARIWSGYDASRPITYGRFTISDFKGKNRWLTVPEIFTYSSNIGTARMALEVGVARHKAFLERLGLTARPGIELPEVAAPLYPRGNAWRELNTLTISYGHGISVSPLAVATATAAMVNGGVLHRPTLLAREPGTEARGTRVIRPETSDTLRRLMRLAVTDGTGKGADVPGYLVGGKTGTAQKVGPRGGYLQNARISSFTGIFPSHEPRYVVYVMVDEPKPRRDTAGYATGGWVAAPAAQEVIGRIGPLLGLAPIAETEAVRSALAMPLQPPRPQRQAAPPVQRTAAAPASRAEPRAASH, encoded by the coding sequence ATGATCCGCTCCGTCCCACCCGCTCCCGTCAGCATCGGCCCTGACCAGCCCGGCCGCGCCCCTCTCGCACTGGGGGCGCGGCCGTCGGGGCGGATCACCGCCGACGGCAGGCGGCGGCTTCTGCTCGAGCGCGCGCGCGTGAGGCTGATGATCGGCGCCGGACTGTTCGGCGTGCTCTATCTCGCCGTGGCCGCACGGCTTGCGGATGCGACCGTGTTCAGCCGGGCCACGCCGCGCGTCGCCGCGGCACCTCTCGCCGCGCTCGCTCCCGAGCCGCCGGTCGGACGCGCCTCGATCGTCGACCGCAACGGCGTGCTGCTCGCTGTCTCGCTGCCCACCGTCGCCCTCTACGCCAATCCGCGCCAGATCCCCGACGCGGCCGAGGCGGCGAGCGCGCTTGCCCGCGTCCTGCCGGGGCTCGATGTCGCGGCCCTCACCGAGCGCCTCTCCGCCGACCGCTCCTTCGTTTACATCCGCCGCCACCTTGCGCCGCGCGAGCAGGAGGCGGTGAACGGCCTCGGCATCCCGGGCCTCCATTTCGAGCGCGCCGAGCGTCGCGTCTATCCCCAAGGGAGGGCCGCCGTGCACGTCCTCGGCGGCACCGATATCGACGGCCATGGCATCGCCGGCGTGGAGCGGTTCTTCGAGCAGCGCCTGCGCGAGGAGCCGGGCGAGCCGCTCAGGCTGTCGATCGACGTCAGGGTGCAGCATGTTCTGCGCGAGGCGCTCGCGCGCGCGATCGAGCGGTTCGACGCGATCGGCGGCGCGGCAGTGGTGATGGACGTGCGCACGGGCGAGGTGCTCGGCATGGTCAGCTTGCCCGACTACCTCCCGGCGGAGGTCGGGACGGCGACCAACGACCAGCGCTTCAACCGGATCACCGTCGGCGTCTACGAGCCGGGAAGCACCTTCAAGCTGTTCACCACCGCCATGGCGCTCGAGCTCGGCACCGCGCGGATTTGGAGCGGCTACGACGCCTCCCGCCCAATCACCTACGGCCGCTTTACGATCAGCGACTTCAAGGGCAAGAACCGGTGGCTCACCGTGCCCGAGATCTTCACCTACTCCTCGAACATCGGCACTGCCCGGATGGCGCTCGAGGTCGGTGTGGCTCGGCACAAGGCCTTTCTCGAGCGGCTCGGGCTCACCGCCCGGCCCGGGATCGAGCTGCCGGAGGTCGCTGCCCCCCTCTACCCGCGCGGCAACGCCTGGCGCGAGCTCAACACGCTCACCATCAGCTACGGCCACGGGATCTCGGTCAGCCCGCTTGCGGTCGCGACCGCGACCGCGGCGATGGTCAATGGCGGCGTGCTGCATCGCCCGACCCTGCTCGCCCGCGAGCCGGGGACGGAGGCGCGCGGCACGCGCGTGATCCGCCCCGAGACCTCCGACACGCTCAGGCGTCTGATGCGCCTTGCCGTGACCGACGGCACCGGCAAGGGCGCGGACGTGCCCGGCTATCTCGTCGGCGGCAAGACCGGCACCGCGCAGAAGGTCGGCCCCCGCGGCGGCTACCTCCAGAATGCGCGGATCTCCTCCTTCACCGGCATCTTCCCGAGCCATGAGCCGCGCTACGTCGTCTACGTGATGGTCGACGAGCCGAAGCCGCGGCGTGACACCGCAGGCTACGCCACAGGCGGCTGGGTGGCCGCCCCAGCGGCACAGGAGGTGATCGGCCGGATCGGGCCGCTGCTTGGGCTCGCGCCGATCGCCGAGACGGAGGCCGTGCGCAGCGCGCTTGCGATGCCGCTGCAGCCGCCGCGCCCGCAGCGCCAGGCCGCCCCGCCGGTGCAGCGCACCGCCGCCGCCCCTGCGTCAAGGGCCGAACCCCGTGCCGCGTCTCATTGA